In the Armatimonadota bacterium genome, AGGTTCCTGGGGCCGGGACGGTGGGGACCTCGGGGCGACGGGGCCGGGACTGCCCGGACGAACCCGCCAGCCGGCGCAGCCCTCCGGGGCGCCACCGGGACCAGCGGGACTACCGCCGGCCCTGCTCCTCGGCCAGCCGGCGGGCAGCGTCCAGCAGCCGCAGGGTCTCGATCTCGAACGTCTCCTGGATGAGGACGAAGCGGGCCTGCTGGGACGGTGTCAACGCCTCGGCGATCCCCGCCAGCTGCTCGCGCCGTCGTCGTTCCATGTCGGCCCGCAGCTGGTTCAGCTCGGCCATCCGCAGGCGTATCAGCTCCTCGTCGCGCGGCTGTGCGGCCAGCAGCTGGCGGAGCTCCTTCACGAGCGGGCGGATACGCCGCCCCATCTCCAGGCGGATCTCCTTCAACGCCCGCACGCGCGGGAAGATCCGGGCGATCTGGGCCTCGGTGAGGTCGAGCTCGTCCACCAGGCGCCAGATGAGCAGGGCCTCGATGATGCGCTCGGGCCGCGGGGGGGCCGGGCGCGGCTCCTGGCCCACCGCGGGCAGGGCGAGCGCGACCAGTACGACGAGCGCTGCCGCTGCAAGACGCACGGCCGCCCTGGGGGCAGGTGCCGTCCGGAGGCCGACTCGCTGTGCCGCAGACGTTCGGACAGGCCCACGCACGGCCCCGTCGTCGCCGCCCCTGCGGGTGGCCGCAGCGCCCACGTCGCGCACCATCGCCCGGCTCCGCCCCTACCGGCCGCTGCGGGTGAACACCACGTCTGGT is a window encoding:
- a CDS encoding periplasmic heavy metal sensor, producing the protein MRLAAAALVVLVALALPAVGQEPRPAPPRPERIIEALLIWRLVDELDLTEAQIARIFPRVRALKEIRLEMGRRIRPLVKELRQLLAAQPRDEELIRLRMAELNQLRADMERRRREQLAGIAEALTPSQQARFVLIQETFEIETLRLLDAARRLAEEQGRR